One genomic segment of Oncorhynchus kisutch isolate 150728-3 linkage group LG15, Okis_V2, whole genome shotgun sequence includes these proteins:
- the LOC109884940 gene encoding high affinity cationic amino acid transporter 1-like isoform X1, whose product MILATLKGFGKQLLRVKVVDYNTEDSRLSRCLNTFDLVALGVGSTLGAGVYVLAGAVARENSGPAIVLSFLIAAMASVLAGLCYAEFGARVPKTGSAYLYSYVTVGELWAFITGWNLILSYIIGTSSVARAWSATFDELIGRHIEQWCRVHMAMKAPGILAEYPDMFAVIIIIILTGLLAFGVKESAMVNKVFTCINVLVLVFVVISGLVKGTVKNWHLNPDEILNITLNATLNMTESLPSKESLGQGGFMPFGFTGVLSGAATCFYAFVGFDCIATTGEEVKNPQRAIPIGIVASLLICFVAYFGVSGALTMMMPYYMLDKNSPLPVAFKHVGWEGATYAVAVGSLCALSTSLLGSMFPMPRVIWAMAQDGLLFKSLAQISDRTKTPLIATVTSGMVAAVMAFLFDLKDLVDLMSIGTLLAYTLVAACVLVLRYQPEQSSMAYRMACTLDEPDTLESINEGSVGILPGAEEVFCAKNLLFPHNTEPNNLSGFVVNICTSTLGVLVCIFCVVAVQGGFASWSVSLLSLIFTACLAVTLLVWRQPESKTNLSFKVPLLPFLPVASMFINIFLMCQLGRGTWIRFSFWMIIGFIIYFGYGIRNSVEAALANTDGNLHRYKPDCTLSGQPMDIEKEVFLHNGLDLDNTVDEEDGDL is encoded by the exons ATGATTCTGGCCACGCTGAAGGGCTTCGGGAAGCAGCTGCTGCGTGTCAAGGTGGTGGACTACAACACAGAGGACTCACGTCTCTCCCGATGTCTCAACACCTTCGACCTGGTGGCTCTCGGGGTAGGCAGTACTCTGGGAGCTGGGGTGTACGTCCTGGCCGGGGCCGTGGCCAGAGAGAACTCTGGTCCAGCCATTGTCCTGTCCTTCCTCATCGCAGCGATGGCCTCGGTGCTGGCTGGTCTGTGTTACGCTGAGTTTGGGGCCCGCGTCCCCAAGACGGGCTCGGCCTACCTGTATAGTTATGTTACTGTTGGGGAGCTCTGGGCCTTCATCACCGGATGGAACCTCATCCTCTCTTACATTATAG GAACCTCTAGCGTGGCTCGGGCATGGAGCGCCACGTTTGATGAGCTGATTGGTCGACACATCGAGCAGTGGTGCCGGGTCCACATGGCGATGAAGGCCCCAGGGATCCTGGCTGAATACCCAGACATGTTcgctgtcatcatcatcatcattctcACAG gccTACTAGCGTTTGGAGTGAAGGAGTCAGCCATGGTGAACAAGGTGTTCACTTGTATTAATGTGTTAGTGCTGGTGTTTGTGGTCATCTCGGGGCTGGTCAAAGGAACTGTAAAGAACTGGCATCTGAACCCTGATGAAATCCTCAACATCACTCTCAACGCAACACTGAA TATGACAGAGTCCTTGCCATCGAAGGAGAGTCTGGGTCAGGGAGGCTTCATGCCATTTGGCTTTACTGGGGTCCTGTCTGGAGCAGCAACCTGTTTCTATGCCTTCGTGGGCTTTGACTGTATCGCCACCACCG GTGAGGAGGTAAAGAACCCTCAGAGAGCCATCCCAATAGGCATCGTagcctctctcctcatctgtttCGTGGCCTACTTCGGAGTGTCTGGTGCCCTCACCATGATGATGCCCTACTATATGTTGGATAAGAACAGTCCTCTGCCTGTAGCCTTTAAACACGTAGGCTGGGAGGGAGCCACCTACGCTGTGGCTGTAGGGTCACTGTGTGCTCTGTCCACCAG CCTGCTAGGCTCCATGTTCCCCATGCCTCGTGTCATCTGGGCCATGGCTCAGGACGGACTCCTCTTCAAGAGTCTGGCCCAGATCAGCGACCGAACCAAAACCCCTCTAATCGCTACAGTAACCTCTGGAATGGTGGCAG CGGTGATGGCCTTCCTGTTTGACCTGAAAGACCTGGTTGATCTGATGTCTATCGGCACCCTGCTAGCCTACACCTTGGTGGCAGCCTGTGTTCTAGTACTGAG GTACCAGCCAGAGCAATCCAGTATGGCCTATCGGATGGCCTGTACACTGGACGAGCCAGACACCTTAGAGTCCATTAACGAGGGCAGTGTGGGGATCCTGCCGGGAGCAGAGGAGGTGTTCTGTGCCAAAAACCTGTTGTTCCCTCACAACACAGAACCCAACAACCTGTCTGGCTTCGTAGTCAACATCTGTACCAGTACAttag gaGTGTTGGTGTGTATCTTCTGTGTGGTAGCAGTGCAGGGAGGCTTTGCTtcctggtctgtctctctactgagCCTCATATTTACAGCCTGTCTGGCAGTCACTCTACTGGTCTGGAGACAGCCTGAGAGCAAGACCAATCTCTCTTTCAAG gtgCCCCTGCTTCCCTTCCTCCCAGTGGCCAGTATGTTTATCAACATCTTCCTGATGTGTCAGCTGGGCCGAGGAACCTGGATACGCTTCTCTTTCTGGAtgatcatag GTTTCATCATCTACTTTGGCTATGGGATCCGTAACAGTGTAGAAGCTGCTTTAGCCAATACTGACGGTAACCTGCACAGATACAAGCCAGACTGCACTCTCAGCGGACAGCCAATGGACATCGAGAAGGAAGTGTTCCTACACAACGGCCTGGACCTGGACAACACAGTGGACGAGGAGGACGGGGACCTCTAG
- the LOC109884940 gene encoding high affinity cationic amino acid transporter 1-like isoform X2 → MILATLKGFGKQLLRVKVVDYNTEDSRLSRCLNTFDLVALGVGSTLGAGVYVLAGAVARENSGPAIVLSFLIAAMASVLAGLCYAEFGARVPKTGSAYLYSYVTVGELWAFITGWNLILSYIIGTSSVARAWSATFDELIGRHIEQWCRVHMAMKAPGILAEYPDMFAVIIIIILTGLLAFGVKESAMVNKVFTCINVLVLVFVVISGLVKGTVKNWHLNPDEILNITLNATLNMTESLPSKESLGQGGFMPFGFTGVLSGAATCFYAFVGFDCIATTGEEVKNPQRAIPIGIVASLLICFVAYFGVSGALTMMMPYYMLDKNSPLPVAFKHVGWEGATYAVAVGSLCALSTSLLGSMFPLPRIIFAMARDGLLFSFLAKVSERKSPINSTIASGFMSAVMAFLFDLKDLVDLMSIGTLLAYTLVAACVLVLRYQPEQSSMAYRMACTLDEPDTLESINEGSVGILPGAEEVFCAKNLLFPHNTEPNNLSGFVVNICTSTLGVLVCIFCVVAVQGGFASWSVSLLSLIFTACLAVTLLVWRQPESKTNLSFKVPLLPFLPVASMFINIFLMCQLGRGTWIRFSFWMIIGFIIYFGYGIRNSVEAALANTDGNLHRYKPDCTLSGQPMDIEKEVFLHNGLDLDNTVDEEDGDL, encoded by the exons ATGATTCTGGCCACGCTGAAGGGCTTCGGGAAGCAGCTGCTGCGTGTCAAGGTGGTGGACTACAACACAGAGGACTCACGTCTCTCCCGATGTCTCAACACCTTCGACCTGGTGGCTCTCGGGGTAGGCAGTACTCTGGGAGCTGGGGTGTACGTCCTGGCCGGGGCCGTGGCCAGAGAGAACTCTGGTCCAGCCATTGTCCTGTCCTTCCTCATCGCAGCGATGGCCTCGGTGCTGGCTGGTCTGTGTTACGCTGAGTTTGGGGCCCGCGTCCCCAAGACGGGCTCGGCCTACCTGTATAGTTATGTTACTGTTGGGGAGCTCTGGGCCTTCATCACCGGATGGAACCTCATCCTCTCTTACATTATAG GAACCTCTAGCGTGGCTCGGGCATGGAGCGCCACGTTTGATGAGCTGATTGGTCGACACATCGAGCAGTGGTGCCGGGTCCACATGGCGATGAAGGCCCCAGGGATCCTGGCTGAATACCCAGACATGTTcgctgtcatcatcatcatcattctcACAG gccTACTAGCGTTTGGAGTGAAGGAGTCAGCCATGGTGAACAAGGTGTTCACTTGTATTAATGTGTTAGTGCTGGTGTTTGTGGTCATCTCGGGGCTGGTCAAAGGAACTGTAAAGAACTGGCATCTGAACCCTGATGAAATCCTCAACATCACTCTCAACGCAACACTGAA TATGACAGAGTCCTTGCCATCGAAGGAGAGTCTGGGTCAGGGAGGCTTCATGCCATTTGGCTTTACTGGGGTCCTGTCTGGAGCAGCAACCTGTTTCTATGCCTTCGTGGGCTTTGACTGTATCGCCACCACCG GTGAGGAGGTAAAGAACCCTCAGAGAGCCATCCCAATAGGCATCGTagcctctctcctcatctgtttCGTGGCCTACTTCGGAGTGTCTGGTGCCCTCACCATGATGATGCCCTACTATATGTTGGATAAGAACAGTCCTCTGCCTGTAGCCTTTAAACACGTAGGCTGGGAGGGAGCCACCTACGCTGTGGCTGTAGGGTCACTGTGTGCTCTGTCCACCAG CCTTCTAGGCTCCATGTTTCCTCTACCTCGTATAATCTTTGCCATGGCCCGCGAtggtctcctcttctcctttctggCCAAGGTCAGTGAGAGGAAGTCGCCAATCAACTCCACCATTGCGTCAGGTTTCATGTCCG CGGTGATGGCCTTCCTGTTTGACCTGAAAGACCTGGTTGATCTGATGTCTATCGGCACCCTGCTAGCCTACACCTTGGTGGCAGCCTGTGTTCTAGTACTGAG GTACCAGCCAGAGCAATCCAGTATGGCCTATCGGATGGCCTGTACACTGGACGAGCCAGACACCTTAGAGTCCATTAACGAGGGCAGTGTGGGGATCCTGCCGGGAGCAGAGGAGGTGTTCTGTGCCAAAAACCTGTTGTTCCCTCACAACACAGAACCCAACAACCTGTCTGGCTTCGTAGTCAACATCTGTACCAGTACAttag gaGTGTTGGTGTGTATCTTCTGTGTGGTAGCAGTGCAGGGAGGCTTTGCTtcctggtctgtctctctactgagCCTCATATTTACAGCCTGTCTGGCAGTCACTCTACTGGTCTGGAGACAGCCTGAGAGCAAGACCAATCTCTCTTTCAAG gtgCCCCTGCTTCCCTTCCTCCCAGTGGCCAGTATGTTTATCAACATCTTCCTGATGTGTCAGCTGGGCCGAGGAACCTGGATACGCTTCTCTTTCTGGAtgatcatag GTTTCATCATCTACTTTGGCTATGGGATCCGTAACAGTGTAGAAGCTGCTTTAGCCAATACTGACGGTAACCTGCACAGATACAAGCCAGACTGCACTCTCAGCGGACAGCCAATGGACATCGAGAAGGAAGTGTTCCTACACAACGGCCTGGACCTGGACAACACAGTGGACGAGGAGGACGGGGACCTCTAG